The stretch of DNA GCATGGCAGACTGGTGCCATGCTGCTCGAGGAGCTCGTCAGAACCGCGGATGCCGTCGCATCGACCCGCTCCCGGCTCGCGAAGGTCGACGCACTGGCCGACCTGCTGCGCCGGCTTGAGCCCGGGGACATCGCGACGGCCGTCGGCTTGCTGGTCGCCAAGCCGCGGCAGGGCCGGGTAGGGGTCGGCTGGCGCGGCATGACGGCGGCCATGGGGGAGCCGGCCGCCGAATCGAGCCTTACTGTCGCCGACCTCGACGCTGCTCTTGACAGGCTGCTTGCCACGGCAGGTGCCGGATCCGCCGCGGAACGCGCCTCGACCCTTAGGACGCTTACGGCGGCCGCCACCGAACGCGAGCAGGCCTTCATCGCCGGTGTGCTGCTCGGCGAACTGCGAACCGGTGCGCTTGAGGGGGTCCTGACCGATGCCGTTGCCCGAGCCGCCGATCGGCCCGTCGACGCCGTTCGCCGTGCGGCGATGCTCTCGGGTGATCTCGGCGGGACAGCCCTGCTGGCGATCACGGGCACGACGGCCCAGCTCGACGCCGTCGGCCTCGTCGTCGGCCGTCCGGTTCAGCCCATGCTCGCCTCAACCGCGTCCAGCGCCGGGGCGGCCCTGGAGGCCACGGGGACGGCGTCGGTGGAATACAAGCTCGACGGCGCGCGCATCCAGGTGCACCGTGCCGGCGACGAGGTGCGCATCTACACCCGGACCCTGGCCGAGGTGACCCACCGGCTGCCCGAGGTGGTGGACGTGGTGCGCGGACTGCCGGTGCGCGATGTGATCCTCGACGGCGAAACCCTTGCCCTCGACGAGGACGGCGGTCCGCGGCCGTTCCAGGAGACCATGTCGCGGTTCGGGGCGGACGCCGCACGGGCCACGGTGCTGCATCCCTGGTTCTTCGACGTGCTGCACATCGACGGCCGCGACCTGCTGGACGAGCCGCTGGCGACGCGCATCGGCGTGCTCGAGCGTA from Arthrobacter sp. B3I9 encodes:
- a CDS encoding ATP-dependent DNA ligase; its protein translation is MLLEELVRTADAVASTRSRLAKVDALADLLRRLEPGDIATAVGLLVAKPRQGRVGVGWRGMTAAMGEPAAESSLTVADLDAALDRLLATAGAGSAAERASTLRTLTAAATEREQAFIAGVLLGELRTGALEGVLTDAVARAADRPVDAVRRAAMLSGDLGGTALLAITGTTAQLDAVGLVVGRPVQPMLASTASSAGAALEATGTASVEYKLDGARIQVHRAGDEVRIYTRTLAEVTHRLPEVVDVVRGLPVRDVILDGETLALDEDGGPRPFQETMSRFGADAARATVLHPWFFDVLHIDGRDLLDEPLATRIGVLERISPGYRIPGEITADADVAESVSRDALAAGHEGVVVKAVGSTYAAGRRGSNWIKVKPVLTYDLVVLACEWGSGRRTGLLSNLHLGALDPAGEFGEPGGYVMVGKTFKGLTDALLRWQTERFQELEVRRTAGTVWVEPVTVVEIAIDGVQHSPRYPGGIALRFARVKRYRDDKTAAEADTIQTLRALRRS